In a single window of the Terriglobus roseus genome:
- a CDS encoding cold-shock protein encodes MEQGTVKWFNDAKGFGFVSRENGEDVFVHYSAINTTGFKSLQEGQAVQFNVIKGPKGWQASDVQPL; translated from the coding sequence ATGGAACAGGGCACAGTGAAGTGGTTCAACGACGCAAAAGGATTCGGGTTCGTCAGCCGCGAGAATGGCGAGGACGTTTTCGTGCACTACTCGGCAATTAACACCACAGGCTTCAAAAGCCTGCAGGAAGGCCAGGCAGTGCAGTTCAACGTGATCAAGGGACCCAAGGGCTGGCAGGCCTCGGACGTCCAGCCGCTGTAA
- a CDS encoding Stp1/IreP family PP2C-type Ser/Thr phosphatase, translated as MSRRSPVEFALLSDVGRSRTHNEDFCAVDEANGLFVVCDGMGGAAGGEVASQLASRVFLDQARPQDDEESAAWRLDHAVIAANHAVFEQATARAKLRGMGTTLVALEVEDGNGKVWTANVGDSRCYRLRDRELCLLTEDHSYVDEQVRLGLLTPEQALRSPLRNIITRAVGSHDEVRPDMAAHDAHPGDLYLLCSDGLTRELEEEQIGALLIAGGQDLHACAASLVRMANESGGSDNITVILVRV; from the coding sequence ATGAGCCGCAGATCACCCGTGGAATTCGCGCTGCTGAGCGACGTTGGCCGTTCGCGAACACACAATGAAGACTTCTGCGCTGTCGATGAAGCGAACGGCCTCTTCGTAGTGTGTGATGGCATGGGCGGCGCAGCCGGCGGCGAAGTTGCATCGCAGCTGGCGTCACGCGTCTTTCTTGATCAGGCCCGGCCCCAGGACGATGAGGAGTCGGCCGCATGGCGGCTGGACCACGCGGTGATCGCGGCAAATCATGCAGTCTTCGAACAGGCCACTGCACGGGCAAAGCTCCGCGGCATGGGTACCACGCTCGTCGCGCTTGAGGTCGAGGACGGCAATGGCAAGGTGTGGACGGCAAACGTCGGCGACTCCCGCTGCTATCGCCTGCGCGACAGGGAACTGTGCCTGTTGACGGAGGACCACTCCTACGTGGACGAGCAGGTGCGCCTGGGTCTCCTGACGCCCGAACAGGCACTCCGGTCGCCTTTGCGCAACATCATCACGCGCGCCGTGGGATCGCACGACGAAGTGCGACCGGACATGGCGGCGCACGATGCGCACCCCGGCGACCTCTACCTTCTGTGCTCGGACGGACTGACCCGCGAACTGGAGGAGGAGCAGATCGGCGCGTTGCTCATTGCCGGCGGCCAGGACCTGCACGCATGCGCCGCATCGCTTGTCCGCATGGCGAATGAGTCCGGCGGTTCGGACAACATCACAGTCATCCTCGTGCGGGTATAG
- a CDS encoding DNRLRE domain-containing protein, whose translation MPLHLHIRNRLTRAAPLLALAVCFPWHPTFAQTGTLTADTAVSTVHPATNYGTLSNLYVSGSSTALLRFDLGTLPSGTTAAQISRATLRIFANRVNTPGVLTVSPLNTAWAESAVTWQTMPGVANAVEVFAVTDENQYITVDVTSLVRGWVTLPTTNFGLTLTASTADVVLDSKENDTTAHPAQLEIALTSATAGLTGPQGPRGDTGATGEQGPAGPQGVTGAAGPAGAQGPKGDTGAAGSAGLIFRGSWLSGTLYALNDVVTSGGAAWVSTASGNIGNTPAGMSSVWSVLVPAPGVPTVTGGLAYAGVYDSTSNYASQAVVTWQNAAWVSLRDSNHGNTPDVSTADWVMLVPAAVGLTGAAGPAGSPGAQGPQGERGYTGAVGSQGDTGTTGATGRPGFVYQGSYNSMTNYTAGDVVLWQGGSWSSLVDGNHGNTPDASPTDWGLLTSRGLTGDTGSTGAQGLAGPQGLPGTQGLVGPQGVTGPVGSTGPQGAPGRDGAQGLRGDTGPVGLQGDPGPVGITWQGSYDSGTNYATNDAVAWHGQSWLSMHNTNHGNTPEISAADWTLLAAMGATGSQGLPGTIGPQGPPGDIGLPGAKGTTGAQGLTGPQGAAGLQYLGLYDSGTNYALHDAVTYGGGTWISLQETNHGNTPGSLSAWWQQIAAPGLQGATGMQGAAGPTGVAGTQGAQGLTGPEGPQGQPVHFLGAWLSTASYRAGDAVFYDGSAYIATGAVVGSPPGISSMWSLLAQRGDTGVMGPQGAQGAAGTAGAAGPSGPIGLTGAPGLRWLDAYDPARGYIVGDAVSFNGASYVSVSDVNVALPPGTGPQWSLLAAAGAAGTTGASGINGARGNDGAAATVAIGTVGTGAPGTPADVKNVGTANAATLNFTLPQGATGVAGAPGLSFQGTCSSGNGYVKNDVVYRSGSSYVSQLPGNTVDPLVSIANNSGEWKLLVSQGAPGAATVSVGTITSGTTAAVTNAGTQTAAVLNFTLPRGDTGAAGPAGLSFLGAWDSAAAYAATNAVSYSGSSYLAMTANTGVHPVGDAGSVGAWLLLAMQGAPGVAGPQGPTGSAGLAGATPTIAIGTTHTLAAGSSASVSNVGSATAVQLEFSIPQGAAGTGSSTAGGVFSTVHTIAAASQGAQVYGPLVDTKAAADANAVLAYLPSTCLLHSVLVYNASAVDVTFQVHTGTPGNMTSGANCTAKANAATTCNGPGTLGTANFVSFGISTTSTATSYVYTQFSCN comes from the coding sequence ATGCCGTTGCATCTGCACATCCGGAACAGGCTCACGCGCGCGGCACCACTGCTTGCGTTGGCGGTCTGTTTCCCTTGGCATCCGACCTTCGCCCAGACCGGAACGCTGACAGCCGACACGGCCGTGTCAACGGTCCATCCCGCAACTAACTACGGCACACTGAGCAATCTTTACGTCAGTGGCAGCAGTACGGCCCTGCTGCGGTTTGACCTGGGGACACTGCCTTCAGGAACGACAGCAGCACAGATCAGCCGGGCGACCCTGCGCATCTTTGCGAATCGCGTGAACACGCCGGGCGTACTGACCGTATCGCCTCTGAACACGGCCTGGGCGGAGTCTGCCGTGACCTGGCAGACGATGCCCGGCGTTGCGAATGCTGTCGAGGTCTTTGCCGTGACGGACGAGAACCAATACATCACGGTCGACGTTACGTCGCTGGTACGAGGCTGGGTGACCCTGCCCACGACAAACTTCGGCCTGACACTGACTGCCAGCACTGCGGATGTGGTTCTGGACAGTAAAGAGAACGACACTACCGCCCATCCCGCCCAGTTGGAGATCGCGCTGACCAGCGCAACGGCTGGGCTCACCGGGCCTCAAGGGCCCAGGGGCGATACGGGAGCGACTGGTGAGCAAGGGCCTGCCGGACCGCAAGGAGTAACCGGCGCGGCGGGTCCAGCAGGGGCGCAGGGCCCTAAAGGCGATACCGGTGCGGCAGGTAGCGCAGGGTTGATCTTTCGCGGATCATGGCTTTCGGGAACGCTCTATGCCCTGAATGATGTCGTGACATCGGGCGGGGCCGCGTGGGTCTCGACCGCGTCAGGCAACATCGGGAACACACCTGCCGGCATGTCCTCCGTATGGAGCGTGCTGGTTCCGGCGCCGGGCGTCCCGACTGTTACGGGTGGACTGGCGTACGCGGGCGTCTACGATTCCACCTCAAACTACGCGAGCCAGGCAGTTGTCACCTGGCAGAACGCTGCCTGGGTCAGCCTGCGTGACAGCAACCACGGCAACACTCCCGACGTCTCGACCGCGGACTGGGTGATGCTGGTGCCTGCAGCGGTCGGACTCACAGGAGCTGCCGGGCCTGCCGGCAGTCCCGGAGCGCAGGGGCCGCAGGGAGAACGGGGTTACACAGGCGCTGTTGGCTCACAGGGCGACACCGGAACGACCGGCGCAACTGGCCGTCCAGGCTTTGTCTACCAAGGTTCCTATAATTCGATGACGAACTACACGGCGGGCGATGTGGTGCTCTGGCAGGGTGGGTCGTGGTCATCGCTGGTGGATGGGAATCACGGCAACACCCCCGATGCTTCGCCCACCGACTGGGGCCTGCTCACTTCGCGTGGCCTCACCGGCGACACGGGAAGTACCGGCGCACAGGGCTTGGCGGGACCTCAGGGGTTGCCGGGGACGCAGGGCCTCGTCGGCCCACAAGGGGTCACCGGGCCTGTGGGTTCAACGGGCCCGCAGGGAGCACCCGGCCGTGATGGCGCACAAGGGCTGCGGGGCGACACCGGACCGGTCGGGCTGCAGGGCGATCCCGGGCCGGTGGGCATCACGTGGCAAGGCTCCTACGATTCAGGCACGAACTACGCGACGAATGATGCTGTAGCTTGGCACGGCCAAAGCTGGCTTTCGATGCACAACACCAACCATGGCAATACGCCGGAGATCTCCGCGGCAGACTGGACCCTACTCGCCGCCATGGGCGCGACCGGATCGCAGGGCCTTCCGGGAACCATTGGTCCGCAGGGTCCGCCCGGTGACATCGGGTTGCCAGGGGCTAAGGGGACCACTGGAGCGCAGGGACTCACCGGACCGCAGGGCGCTGCCGGATTGCAATATCTGGGCCTGTACGACAGTGGGACCAACTATGCACTGCACGACGCCGTGACCTATGGCGGGGGCACCTGGATCTCCTTACAGGAGACGAACCATGGCAACACACCCGGCTCGTTGTCCGCCTGGTGGCAACAGATCGCGGCGCCCGGACTGCAGGGAGCGACTGGAATGCAGGGAGCGGCGGGCCCGACCGGCGTCGCGGGGACACAGGGAGCGCAGGGCCTAACCGGGCCGGAGGGACCCCAGGGGCAACCGGTGCACTTCCTGGGAGCATGGCTCTCCACCGCATCATATAGAGCAGGCGACGCTGTCTTTTATGATGGCTCCGCGTACATCGCAACAGGCGCTGTCGTTGGAAGCCCACCGGGCATTTCGTCCATGTGGTCGTTGTTGGCACAACGCGGCGACACCGGTGTGATGGGTCCGCAGGGAGCACAAGGCGCTGCAGGTACCGCTGGAGCAGCCGGCCCCTCCGGCCCAATCGGCCTGACGGGAGCGCCGGGGCTGCGCTGGCTGGATGCTTATGACCCTGCGAGAGGCTACATCGTCGGCGACGCGGTGTCTTTCAATGGAGCCAGCTATGTCTCTGTCTCCGATGTCAATGTTGCCCTGCCACCGGGCACGGGGCCGCAGTGGTCATTGCTGGCTGCAGCAGGAGCCGCCGGAACAACCGGTGCCAGTGGTATCAATGGAGCGCGCGGGAATGATGGGGCGGCTGCTACGGTCGCCATTGGAACTGTCGGCACCGGCGCGCCGGGCACACCCGCCGATGTGAAGAACGTTGGTACCGCAAACGCCGCCACGTTGAACTTCACCCTGCCGCAGGGTGCAACGGGAGTGGCAGGCGCTCCGGGGTTGTCCTTTCAAGGCACCTGCTCGAGCGGTAACGGCTACGTGAAGAACGACGTCGTCTACCGCTCGGGATCATCCTATGTCTCCCAACTCCCAGGAAACACCGTCGACCCTCTGGTTTCCATCGCAAATAACAGCGGCGAGTGGAAGCTGCTGGTATCGCAGGGCGCGCCCGGAGCAGCTACTGTCAGCGTGGGTACCATCACCAGCGGAACCACAGCCGCAGTCACAAATGCAGGCACGCAGACTGCGGCGGTCCTGAACTTCACACTGCCACGCGGTGATACGGGCGCGGCAGGTCCAGCGGGCCTGTCCTTCCTTGGAGCGTGGGATAGTGCTGCCGCATACGCAGCGACCAATGCCGTCAGTTACAGCGGGTCGTCCTACTTGGCGATGACTGCCAATACCGGCGTGCATCCCGTTGGCGATGCGGGGAGCGTAGGTGCATGGTTGCTGTTGGCGATGCAGGGCGCACCCGGTGTCGCCGGTCCGCAGGGCCCTACCGGTTCAGCGGGTCTCGCCGGCGCAACGCCAACTATAGCGATCGGCACAACACACACGCTTGCAGCCGGATCATCTGCGAGTGTCAGCAATGTGGGTTCGGCAACAGCGGTCCAGCTTGAATTCTCGATCCCGCAAGGTGCAGCCGGAACGGGCAGCTCAACTGCAGGAGGTGTCTTTTCGACTGTCCACACAATTGCCGCTGCGAGTCAGGGTGCACAGGTCTATGGTCCGCTGGTGGACACGAAAGCTGCTGCCGACGCCAACGCAGTGCTGGCCTATCTCCCGTCCACGTGCCTCCTCCATTCCGTCCTTGTCTACAATGCGTCTGCGGTAGACGTTACCTTCCAGGTACACACAGGCACCCCCGGCAACATGACATCAGGAGCGAACTGCACAGCGAAAGCAAACGCGGCAACTACATGCAATGGTCCGGGAACGCTTGGCACTGCTAACTTCGTTTCATTTGGTATAAGCACAACCAGTACAGCAACGAGTTACGTCTACACACAATTTTCATGTAACTAA
- a CDS encoding ferritin-like domain-containing protein, with product MATLETQKLDSIIASRRSLLMGAGALAATAMIGTKNAAAAVPATPTDVQILNFALNLEYLEAQFYTIATEGVTADKATQGSKITLPTGSGTVTFRAGAKTTFSNAAVAAYAFETAIEERKHVIFLQTALGSAAVAQPNINLQSSFTTLGGLLGVPTFDPFTTDLNFLLGSYIFEDVGVTAYHGGALGITNKGKTGQTADYLTPAAGIHAVEAYHAGLVRVTLALFDAGVVTLGSADQALKGQAAGLATAISNLRATLDGTVGQAPTDTAGLTGQDDFGLATYSVPTNGTTGTASRILNQGRTTSPNYSNFIAFHRTYQQVLNIVYGSATGAVSANSFFPAGMNGDIK from the coding sequence ATGGCAACGCTTGAAACACAGAAACTCGACAGCATTATCGCCAGCCGCCGCTCCCTGCTGATGGGCGCGGGAGCGCTGGCCGCGACTGCGATGATCGGCACGAAGAACGCCGCCGCCGCAGTCCCGGCAACCCCCACCGATGTTCAGATCCTGAACTTCGCGCTCAACCTCGAATACCTGGAAGCGCAGTTCTACACCATCGCAACCGAGGGCGTAACAGCTGATAAGGCGACACAGGGCAGCAAGATCACCCTGCCCACCGGCAGCGGGACAGTCACCTTCCGCGCCGGCGCCAAGACCACCTTCTCCAATGCGGCAGTAGCAGCCTACGCATTTGAGACTGCGATCGAAGAGCGCAAGCACGTCATTTTCCTGCAGACAGCGCTTGGCTCGGCCGCTGTGGCCCAGCCAAACATCAACCTGCAGTCGAGCTTCACCACGCTGGGCGGCCTGCTTGGCGTGCCCACCTTCGATCCGTTCACCACGGACCTTAACTTCCTCCTGGGCTCGTACATCTTCGAGGATGTGGGTGTGACCGCTTACCACGGCGGTGCGCTAGGCATCACGAATAAAGGCAAGACCGGTCAGACGGCGGACTACCTTACGCCGGCTGCGGGCATTCATGCCGTAGAGGCTTATCACGCCGGTCTCGTACGCGTGACGCTAGCTCTGTTCGACGCAGGAGTGGTCACGCTCGGCTCGGCAGACCAGGCGCTGAAGGGTCAGGCTGCTGGGCTTGCAACGGCGATCTCAAACCTGCGGGCTACGCTTGACGGCACAGTCGGGCAGGCTCCCACGGACACTGCCGGCCTTACGGGTCAGGACGACTTCGGTCTCGCAACCTATTCGGTTCCGACGAACGGCACCACGGGTACGGCATCGCGCATCCTGAACCAGGGCCGCACGACATCACCAAACTACAGCAACTTCATCGCGTTCCATCGCACCTACCAGCAGGTTCTGAACATTGTGTACGGCTCCGCGACCGGCGCAGTCTCAGCGAACAGTTTCTTCCCGGCCGGTATGAACGGCGACATCAAGTAA
- a CDS encoding DNA-methyltransferase: MPQIIHGDNLPAMRAMPDGCVHLVYADPPFNTGHAQRRRRMRSVRDDSAERIGFGGRRYREELLHTAVQFLDQYDDILQFLEPRLIEAHRLLSATGSLFFHIDYREVHYCKLLLDSIFGRASFQNEIIWAYDYGARPSRKWPAKHDTILWYTKSPKQWTFHRAASDRIPYMAPGLVGKEKAARGKLPTDVWWHTIVSPTGKEKTGYPTQKPLGILERIVNVHTSKGETVLDMFAGSGTAAEAAARNGRDFIAIDRSREAIAVMQTRLAEWMA, from the coding sequence TTGCCGCAGATCATTCACGGAGACAACCTGCCTGCCATGCGCGCCATGCCCGATGGTTGCGTCCACCTGGTGTATGCCGATCCGCCATTCAACACTGGCCATGCGCAACGCCGCAGACGCATGCGTTCCGTCCGCGACGACAGTGCGGAACGGATTGGCTTTGGCGGTCGTCGGTACCGCGAAGAATTGCTGCACACGGCCGTGCAGTTCCTGGACCAGTACGACGACATTCTGCAATTCCTGGAACCCCGGCTGATTGAGGCACACCGCCTGTTGTCGGCGACTGGATCGCTCTTCTTCCACATTGACTACCGTGAGGTTCACTACTGCAAACTGCTGCTGGATTCGATCTTTGGCCGCGCGTCCTTTCAGAACGAGATCATCTGGGCCTATGACTACGGCGCGCGCCCGAGCCGCAAGTGGCCTGCGAAGCACGACACGATCCTCTGGTATACGAAGAGCCCGAAACAGTGGACATTTCACCGCGCCGCGAGCGATCGCATCCCGTACATGGCACCGGGCCTGGTTGGGAAAGAGAAGGCCGCACGCGGCAAGCTGCCGACCGATGTGTGGTGGCACACCATCGTGTCACCCACCGGCAAGGAGAAGACCGGCTATCCCACGCAGAAACCGCTGGGCATTCTGGAACGCATCGTGAACGTCCACACCAGCAAAGGCGAGACGGTCCTGGATATGTTCGCAGGGAGCGGGACAGCAGCAGAGGCTGCGGCGAGGAATGGTCGGGACTTTATTGCAATTGATCGCAGCAGGGAGGCGATTGCGGTGATGCAGACGCGGCTGGCGGAGTGGATGGCGTAG
- a CDS encoding NupC/NupG family nucleoside CNT transporter — protein MARFTGLIGLVVLLGVAYALSTDRRAIRWRTVAWGLSLQFVFAILVIKWTFGQLILAKGAAAVSGLLAHSVDGSSMVFGALGTPTSPLNVFAFAVLPTIIFVSALFAVLYHLGIMQFVIRGMAWVMQRTMGTSGAESTNVAASIFMGQTEAPLTIRPFLAGATRSELMTIMTSGMAHVSGGIMAAYISFGIRAQDLLSAVIMTAPGTILIAKMLVPETEVPATLGTVRIPTEDEHKNENLIGAIARGTIDGGQLAFNVAIMLISFLALVGLLNGILTGIHNLIGVHAVGGHSVSFPSTLNSILGFFCAPIAWMIGIPWKDAPTVGNLIGTRAVLNEFIAYTDLGKLANAGAISTRTLAIATFALCGFANLGSVGMQIGGIGALIPTRRNELAKLGMRALLAGTIANLMSASIVSMLLK, from the coding sequence TTGGCCCGCTTTACCGGTCTGATCGGTCTTGTTGTTCTTCTCGGTGTCGCCTATGCGCTCTCCACGGATCGCCGCGCAATTCGCTGGCGCACCGTGGCGTGGGGCCTGAGCCTGCAGTTTGTGTTCGCCATCCTCGTCATCAAGTGGACGTTTGGTCAGCTGATCCTGGCAAAGGGTGCGGCGGCCGTCAGCGGCCTGCTGGCGCACTCCGTCGACGGGTCGTCGATGGTCTTCGGTGCGCTTGGAACGCCAACCAGCCCATTGAATGTTTTTGCCTTTGCCGTGCTGCCGACGATCATCTTCGTCTCCGCGCTTTTCGCCGTGCTGTATCACCTGGGCATCATGCAGTTCGTCATCCGTGGCATGGCGTGGGTGATGCAGCGGACGATGGGGACCTCCGGCGCCGAGTCTACAAATGTGGCCGCGTCCATTTTCATGGGACAGACGGAAGCCCCGCTCACCATCCGCCCATTTCTCGCGGGAGCGACACGCTCTGAGTTGATGACCATTATGACGAGCGGCATGGCGCACGTCAGCGGCGGCATTATGGCGGCATACATCTCCTTCGGCATCCGCGCGCAGGACCTGCTGAGTGCCGTGATCATGACTGCGCCAGGCACTATCCTCATCGCAAAGATGCTTGTGCCGGAGACGGAAGTACCAGCAACACTCGGCACGGTCCGGATCCCCACAGAGGACGAACACAAAAACGAGAACCTGATTGGCGCCATCGCGCGCGGCACCATTGACGGTGGCCAGCTCGCCTTCAACGTCGCCATCATGCTGATCAGCTTCCTTGCGCTCGTTGGCCTGTTGAACGGCATTCTGACAGGCATTCACAACCTCATTGGCGTGCATGCGGTGGGCGGCCATAGTGTCAGCTTCCCCTCCACGCTCAATTCGATTCTCGGATTTTTCTGCGCGCCCATCGCGTGGATGATCGGTATCCCCTGGAAGGATGCGCCCACGGTCGGTAACCTGATCGGCACGCGCGCCGTGCTGAATGAGTTCATCGCGTATACCGATCTGGGCAAGCTGGCGAACGCCGGCGCCATCAGCACGCGCACGCTGGCCATCGCCACGTTCGCTCTGTGCGGCTTTGCGAATCTTGGATCCGTGGGTATGCAGATCGGCGGAATTGGAGCGCTGATTCCGACTCGTCGCAACGAACTTGCGAAGCTTGGCATGCGGGCACTGCTGGCCGGGACCATCGCGAACCTGATGAGTGCAAGCATTGTGAGCATGCTGCTGAAATAA
- the pgm gene encoding phosphoglucomutase (alpha-D-glucose-1,6-bisphosphate-dependent): MSNSPNAGKLPDPHSLTDLSRLVSAYYTLHPDADNASEKVAFGTSGHRGSAFKSAFNEDHILAITQAICEYRAGQKITGPIFLAMDTHALSEPAFRSALEVLAANGVATKIDIGVPETGGEYGYTPTPALSHAILVYNKGRKDGLADGIVITPSHNPPEDGGFKYNPPNGGPADTDVTKWVQDRANDILRAGMKDVKRIAFAKALSASTTTKHDFYAEYIGDLANVVDLQAIAASGLKLAVNPLGGAGVHYWQRIADQYKLPVEVLSTVVDATFRFMHIDWDGKIRMDCSSPFAMEGMIENKGRYDVSWACDTDHDRHGIVAKSTGLLNPNHYLAVSIEYLFGHRNWGKDVAIGKTLVSSSMIDRVAAGLNRKVLEVPVGFKWFVDGLVNGTLGFVGEESAGASFLRMDGTAWSTDKDGLIMGLLAAEMTARTGKDPGELYKLQTARYGDPVYQRIDAPATKDEKAKLAKLSPEQVTTKELAGEPITQIMTNAPGNGAAIGGLKVATQNGWFAARPSGTEDVYKIYAESFQGEDHLKQIQEEAKQLVNAALKGRAEVSS, translated from the coding sequence ATGAGCAACAGCCCTAACGCCGGCAAGCTGCCAGACCCACATAGCCTCACCGATCTTTCGCGCCTTGTCTCGGCGTACTACACGCTGCATCCCGACGCGGACAATGCATCGGAGAAGGTAGCCTTTGGCACCAGCGGCCATCGCGGCTCGGCCTTCAAGTCGGCCTTCAATGAAGACCACATTCTCGCCATCACGCAGGCGATCTGCGAGTACCGCGCAGGCCAGAAGATCACCGGCCCCATCTTCCTCGCCATGGATACCCACGCACTGAGCGAGCCCGCCTTCCGCAGTGCATTAGAAGTTCTGGCAGCGAACGGTGTCGCAACCAAGATCGATATCGGCGTTCCGGAGACGGGCGGCGAGTACGGCTACACGCCTACGCCCGCGCTGTCACATGCGATCCTCGTCTACAACAAGGGACGCAAGGATGGCCTGGCCGACGGCATCGTCATCACGCCTTCGCATAACCCGCCTGAGGATGGCGGATTCAAGTACAACCCGCCTAACGGTGGTCCCGCCGACACCGATGTGACTAAGTGGGTGCAGGATCGTGCCAACGACATCCTTCGCGCGGGTATGAAAGACGTGAAGCGCATTGCCTTTGCAAAGGCGCTGAGCGCATCCACCACAACGAAGCATGACTTCTATGCGGAGTACATCGGCGACCTCGCCAACGTGGTCGACTTGCAGGCCATCGCGGCCAGCGGCCTGAAGCTGGCCGTCAATCCTCTGGGCGGTGCAGGCGTGCACTACTGGCAGCGCATCGCCGACCAGTACAAGCTGCCCGTCGAAGTGCTTTCGACCGTTGTCGACGCCACCTTCCGCTTCATGCACATCGACTGGGACGGCAAAATCCGCATGGATTGCTCCTCGCCCTTTGCGATGGAGGGCATGATCGAGAACAAGGGCAGGTATGACGTGAGTTGGGCATGCGACACGGACCATGACCGTCACGGCATCGTCGCGAAATCGACCGGCCTGCTGAACCCAAACCACTATCTCGCCGTGTCGATCGAGTATCTCTTCGGACATCGCAACTGGGGTAAGGACGTCGCGATTGGCAAGACGCTCGTCTCGTCCAGCATGATCGACCGCGTCGCCGCGGGCCTGAATCGCAAGGTTCTGGAAGTTCCGGTTGGCTTCAAGTGGTTCGTCGACGGTCTGGTCAACGGCACGCTCGGCTTCGTGGGCGAGGAGTCTGCGGGCGCATCGTTCCTGCGCATGGACGGCACCGCATGGTCCACCGACAAGGATGGCCTCATCATGGGCCTCCTGGCGGCAGAGATGACGGCACGCACCGGCAAGGATCCGGGCGAACTCTACAAGCTGCAGACGGCTCGTTATGGGGATCCCGTCTACCAGCGCATTGACGCACCTGCGACGAAGGACGAGAAGGCAAAACTTGCCAAGCTCTCTCCCGAGCAAGTCACAACGAAGGAGTTGGCAGGCGAGCCCATCACGCAGATCATGACGAACGCGCCCGGCAACGGAGCCGCCATCGGCGGCCTGAAGGTCGCCACGCAGAACGGCTGGTTCGCGGCTCGTCCTTCGGGCACGGAAGATGTCTACAAGATCTACGCCGAAAGCTTCCAGGGCGAAGATCACCTGAAGCAAATCCAGGAAGAAGCAAAGCAACTGGTGAACGCAGCTTTAAAGGGTCGAGCCGAGGTGTCGAGTTAA
- a CDS encoding ferritin-like domain-containing protein → MDTTLSNIAKLGLSRRGFLAGAGAVTAATLVGCGDNGAVTSTVPTPPAAVAVTDVDILNFALNLEYLEAEFYLRAATGSGISAADGGGATVTVPATTKVAFSNAFYQQFAFELAQTELQHVRAIRATITSLGGTPVAAPALNFTDAFNAVAFQAGLNSFNPFSSDANFLIGALTFEEVGVTAYTGAAKLITSTAVLDAAAGIQAAEAYHAGAIRTIMAGSALSSKSTAGLDAYNSILQLLNKLDGTTHTTNLVTGGTASTNATVGAVYSPSSVVSADANAVGYARTTDQVLHIAYATLPGTFTASGGFFPSGLNGTIKQPTT, encoded by the coding sequence GTGGATACGACACTGAGCAACATCGCAAAACTAGGACTATCGCGGCGAGGATTTCTTGCCGGCGCTGGTGCCGTTACTGCAGCCACACTCGTTGGCTGCGGTGATAACGGAGCCGTCACCTCGACCGTGCCGACGCCGCCTGCCGCTGTCGCCGTCACAGATGTCGACATCCTGAATTTCGCTCTAAATCTGGAATACCTTGAAGCAGAGTTCTATCTGCGCGCTGCAACTGGTAGCGGTATCTCTGCGGCAGACGGCGGTGGAGCAACCGTCACGGTTCCCGCGACCACAAAGGTCGCTTTCAGCAACGCCTTCTACCAGCAGTTTGCTTTCGAGCTGGCGCAGACTGAACTTCAGCATGTTCGTGCGATTCGCGCGACGATTACATCTCTCGGCGGCACGCCGGTTGCAGCGCCCGCACTTAATTTCACTGACGCTTTCAATGCTGTAGCCTTCCAGGCTGGGCTTAACAGCTTCAATCCTTTCAGCAGTGACGCCAACTTCCTTATTGGTGCTCTGACCTTTGAAGAGGTCGGTGTAACGGCTTACACTGGCGCCGCCAAACTCATCACGAGCACTGCGGTTCTCGACGCTGCTGCGGGCATTCAGGCTGCCGAGGCATACCACGCCGGTGCAATCCGCACCATCATGGCTGGCAGCGCTCTTTCCAGCAAGTCAACCGCAGGGCTCGATGCGTACAACAGCATTCTGCAGTTGCTGAATAAGTTAGATGGCACGACCCACACAACGAACCTGGTTACAGGTGGAACTGCCTCAACCAATGCAACTGTCGGCGCAGTCTATTCGCCTTCGAGCGTGGTTTCTGCAGATGCGAATGCAGTTGGTTATGCCCGAACGACCGATCAGGTGTTGCACATCGCTTATGCCACCCTGCCCGGCACATTTACGGCGTCCGGTGGCTTCTTCCCAAGCGGCCTGAACGGCACGATCAAGCAGCCCACCACATAA